A genome region from Mycobacterium florentinum includes the following:
- a CDS encoding sensor histidine kinase, with protein sequence MPLSSRTPMLLHPRAWSISARSALVSATVILVALSMAGAILLLVLYFALISAADDAAASRLRDIAKTLQAETTPDIDPPLLATDQRIVAVQILDGAGHPVATSSSTPEPPMLALNAVGSTPRVGITGAAVRMRDVRVAGQSLETPTGRYVVLVGAGTEDVETTVSTVAIGLAAAAPLVIAAASVATYVLVRRSLRSVEAIRSRVAAISASDLAERVPVPSQRDEIFTLATTMNQMLSRLESSQAVQRRFIADASHELRSPLSTVISALEVGVAHPELLDDRLAGETLLPEAHRMQALVEDLLLLARADERGLALRRTDTDIDDLAVTEATRLRRETALDVHTELVPTRLVGDSSALARVLRNLLDNAARHATSRVEVTVRPEDGHARLTVGDDGPGIAPADRLRVFERFVRLDTDRSRSGGGTGLGLAIVFEIVAAHGGSVRIDDRPGGGTAVVVQLPLVASTPASSPASSR encoded by the coding sequence ATGCCACTTTCAAGCCGGACGCCGATGCTGCTGCACCCACGGGCGTGGAGCATCTCGGCGCGCTCGGCATTGGTGTCGGCGACGGTCATCCTGGTGGCGCTCAGCATGGCCGGCGCGATCCTGTTGTTGGTGTTGTACTTCGCACTGATTTCGGCCGCCGACGACGCGGCGGCGAGCCGGCTGCGCGACATCGCCAAGACACTGCAAGCGGAGACCACCCCCGACATCGACCCGCCGCTGCTGGCCACCGACCAACGCATCGTCGCCGTCCAAATTCTCGACGGAGCCGGGCATCCGGTGGCCACGTCGAGTTCCACACCCGAGCCGCCGATGCTGGCGCTCAACGCGGTCGGCAGTACGCCGCGGGTCGGAATCACCGGCGCCGCGGTGCGGATGCGCGACGTCCGGGTGGCCGGGCAATCGCTCGAGACGCCGACGGGACGTTACGTCGTACTCGTCGGGGCCGGCACCGAGGACGTGGAGACCACCGTCTCGACGGTGGCGATCGGCCTGGCCGCGGCCGCGCCGTTGGTGATCGCGGCGGCCAGCGTAGCCACCTACGTTCTGGTGCGACGGTCACTGCGTTCGGTGGAGGCGATTCGCTCCCGGGTCGCCGCTATCAGCGCCTCCGATCTGGCCGAGCGGGTGCCGGTGCCGTCGCAACGCGACGAGATCTTCACGCTGGCAACGACGATGAACCAGATGCTGTCCCGCCTCGAGTCCAGCCAAGCCGTCCAGCGCCGGTTCATCGCCGACGCCTCCCATGAACTGCGCAGCCCACTTTCGACGGTGATCTCGGCACTCGAGGTCGGCGTCGCCCACCCCGAGCTGCTCGACGATCGGCTCGCCGGCGAGACGTTGCTGCCGGAAGCGCACCGGATGCAGGCGCTGGTGGAAGACCTGCTGCTGCTGGCCCGCGCCGACGAACGTGGATTGGCACTGCGCCGCACGGACACCGACATCGACGATCTGGCCGTCACCGAGGCCACCCGACTGCGGCGCGAGACGGCGTTGGACGTGCATACCGAACTCGTTCCGACACGGCTGGTCGGTGACTCGAGTGCGCTGGCGCGCGTGCTGCGTAACCTTCTCGACAACGCGGCGCGGCATGCGACCTCGCGGGTGGAGGTGACGGTGCGGCCCGAAGACGGTCACGCCCGCCTGACCGTGGGCGACGACGGCCCCGGGATCGCGCCCGCCGACCGGCTACGAGTGTTCGAGCGGTTCGTGCGCCTGGACACCGACCGCTCCCGCAGCGGCGGCGGCACCGGCCTGGGACTGGCCATCGTGTTCGAAATCGTGGCGGCGCATGGCGGTAGCGTGCGCATCGACGACCGCCCCGGCGGCGGCACGGCGGTCGTCGTTCAGCTTCCGCTGGTCGCCTCGACGCCGGCGTCCTCCCCGGCCTCCAGCCGGTAG
- the cds1 gene encoding L-cysteine desulfhydrase Cds1 — MSDRTRLAVRSLSRSWTDNAIRLIEADARRSADTHLLRYPLPSAWSTDVDVALYLKDESTHITGSLKHRLARSLFLYALCNGWIGEGTTVVEASSGSTAISEAYFASLLGLPFVAVMTEGTSPSKIALIESQGGRCHFVQNSSEVYAEAQRVAREAGGHYMDQFTNAERATDWRGNNNIAESIFAQLRDEKHPIPEWIVVGAGTGGTSATIGRYIRYRRHATRLCVVDPENSAFFPAYAEQRYDLVMPTSSRIEGIGRPRVEPSFLPDVVDRMVAVPDAASVAAARHVSSVLGRRVGPSTGTNLWGAFGLLAEMVAAGRSGSVVTLIADSGDRYADTYFSDEWVADQGLDLAGPAAALAEFERNCRWT, encoded by the coding sequence TTGAGCGATCGGACTCGGCTCGCGGTCCGCAGTCTGTCCCGCAGCTGGACGGACAATGCGATCCGACTGATCGAGGCGGACGCCCGTCGCAGTGCCGACACGCACCTGTTGCGCTACCCGCTGCCGTCGGCCTGGTCCACCGACGTTGACGTCGCGCTGTACCTCAAGGACGAGTCGACGCACATCACCGGCAGCCTCAAGCACCGGCTGGCCCGCTCGCTGTTTCTGTATGCGCTGTGCAACGGCTGGATCGGCGAGGGCACCACGGTCGTCGAGGCGTCTTCGGGTTCGACGGCGATCTCCGAGGCGTACTTCGCGTCCCTGCTGGGTCTTCCGTTCGTCGCCGTGATGACCGAGGGCACCAGCCCGTCGAAGATCGCGCTGATCGAATCACAAGGCGGCCGTTGCCATTTCGTGCAAAACTCCAGCGAGGTGTACGCCGAGGCGCAGCGCGTCGCCCGGGAGGCCGGCGGCCACTACATGGACCAGTTCACCAACGCCGAGCGGGCCACCGACTGGCGCGGCAACAACAACATCGCCGAGTCGATCTTCGCGCAGCTGCGCGACGAGAAGCACCCGATCCCGGAGTGGATTGTCGTCGGCGCGGGCACCGGCGGAACCAGCGCGACGATCGGCCGCTACATCCGCTACCGGCGCCACGCCACGCGGCTGTGCGTCGTCGACCCGGAGAACTCCGCGTTCTTCCCCGCCTACGCCGAACAGCGCTACGACCTCGTGATGCCGACGTCGTCGCGGATCGAGGGGATCGGGCGGCCGCGGGTCGAACCGTCGTTTCTGCCCGACGTGGTCGACCGCATGGTCGCGGTGCCCGACGCCGCGTCCGTTGCCGCCGCCCGCCACGTCAGTTCCGTGCTGGGGCGGCGGGTGGGGCCGTCGACGGGAACCAATCTGTGGGGTGCCTTCGGTCTGCTGGCCGAGATGGTCGCGGCGGGACGCAGCGGCTCGGTGGTCACGCTGATCGCCGACAGCGGCGACCGCTACGCCGACACCTATTTCAGCGACGAGTGGGTCGCCGACCAAGGGCTCGATCTGGCCGGTCCGGCCGCCGCGCTGGCCGAATTCGAGCGCAACTGCCGCTGGACCTAG
- a CDS encoding PPE family protein: MLNFGALPPEVNSAKMYAGPGAGSMLAAAAAWNAMAAELRSAATSYDAVISSLVSQGWLGPASAKMAAAVQPYLEWLGTTAVAAERAGAQANAAAAAYEAAFAATVPPAVVAANRTLQANLLASNIFGQNTGAIAATDAQYGEMWAQDASAMTSYTSASCAASELAPFSQPQCDTTAGATALQAEAVDNAMAAPAATQATNIWDWLGLSPNSNTSTEGLAGIMNFFSNSNQNLIGAFLNNASVSGLSNAFTTNGILNPTSFVDSMVTINGLGAIGATTSGLEDLAAGLASAPALATAATNLPGAAASAALGEASLVGSLSVPSSWAGAGATVSTVATTTRIGAGAYHGFGAATPMVMEEVGAVGMPGVPLAGIPGPHEDEFADPIYGFRPRVIGRPPAAG, from the coding sequence ATGTTGAATTTTGGGGCGTTACCGCCGGAAGTCAACTCGGCGAAGATGTACGCCGGCCCCGGGGCGGGATCAATGCTGGCGGCCGCGGCCGCATGGAATGCCATGGCCGCTGAATTACGGTCCGCAGCAACCAGTTACGATGCAGTCATCAGCTCACTGGTTAGCCAGGGGTGGCTGGGCCCGGCTTCGGCGAAGATGGCGGCTGCGGTACAGCCATACCTCGAGTGGCTGGGGACTACCGCAGTGGCGGCCGAGCGGGCCGGCGCACAGGCCAACGCGGCCGCCGCCGCATATGAGGCGGCGTTTGCCGCGACGGTGCCCCCGGCGGTCGTCGCGGCCAACCGCACGTTGCAAGCAAACCTGTTGGCAAGCAACATCTTCGGCCAGAACACCGGGGCGATCGCGGCCACCGATGCTCAGTACGGCGAGATGTGGGCACAGGATGCCTCGGCGATGACCAGCTACACCAGCGCGTCGTGCGCAGCCAGTGAGCTGGCGCCGTTCAGCCAACCGCAGTGCGACACCACCGCGGGCGCGACGGCCCTGCAGGCCGAGGCGGTCGACAACGCCATGGCGGCCCCGGCTGCGACTCAGGCGACCAATATCTGGGATTGGCTTGGCCTTTCGCCCAATTCGAATACGTCCACCGAGGGTCTTGCCGGCATCATGAACTTTTTCAGCAACTCCAACCAGAACCTGATCGGGGCTTTCCTCAACAACGCCTCCGTCTCGGGCCTGTCTAACGCCTTCACCACCAACGGGATCCTGAACCCGACGTCGTTTGTCGATTCGATGGTGACGATCAACGGCCTGGGCGCAATAGGCGCAACCACGTCGGGGCTGGAGGATTTGGCCGCCGGCCTTGCCAGCGCGCCCGCGCTGGCGACGGCGGCGACGAACCTGCCCGGCGCGGCCGCGTCGGCGGCGTTAGGCGAGGCCAGCCTGGTGGGATCCCTATCGGTCCCGTCGAGTTGGGCCGGCGCCGGGGCGACCGTCAGCACAGTTGCCACGACGACTCGGATCGGGGCCGGGGCCTACCACGGCTTTGGCGCCGCCACCCCAATGGTGATGGAGGAGGTTGGGGCAGTGGGCATGCCCGGGGTGCCGCTGGCCGGCATTCCCGGTCCACACGAAGACGAATTCGCCGACCCTATCTACGGGTTCCGCCCCCGGGTCATCGGGCGCCCACCGGCCGCAGGTTAG
- a CDS encoding metallophosphoesterase codes for MADVLPALIRTGAVAIGSTVAGVGYAAVVERNAFVLREITMPVLSPGSTPLRVLHISDLHMLPNQRRKQAWLRELSGWEPDLVVNTGDNLAHPKAVPAVIQALGDLLSRPGVFVFGSNDYFAPRLKNPLNYLTNPSHRATGEPLPWQDLRAAFTERGWLDLTHTRREFEVAGLHLAATGVDDPHIDRDRYDTIAGPASPAANLRLGLVHSPEPRVLDRFAADGYQLVMAGHTHGGQLCLPFYGAMVTNCGLDRTRAKGPSRWGANMQLHVSAGLGTSPFAPVRFCCRPEATLLTLIAAPMGGRDSSSNLGRSQPAASLR; via the coding sequence ATGGCTGATGTCTTGCCCGCTCTGATCCGCACCGGCGCTGTGGCGATCGGTTCGACAGTCGCCGGCGTCGGTTACGCCGCGGTCGTCGAGCGCAACGCCTTCGTCCTGCGCGAGATAACGATGCCCGTCCTGTCGCCGGGTTCCACGCCGCTGCGCGTGCTGCATATCAGCGATCTGCACATGTTGCCCAACCAGCGCCGCAAGCAGGCCTGGCTGCGTGAGCTGTCCGGCTGGGAACCCGACCTGGTCGTCAACACCGGCGATAACCTGGCGCACCCGAAAGCGGTGCCCGCGGTCATCCAGGCCCTGGGGGATCTGCTGTCGCGCCCGGGTGTCTTCGTCTTCGGCAGCAACGACTACTTCGCGCCGCGCCTGAAGAATCCGCTGAACTACCTGACCAACCCGTCACACCGGGCCACGGGAGAACCGCTGCCCTGGCAGGATCTGCGGGCGGCGTTCACCGAGCGTGGCTGGCTCGACCTCACCCACACGCGCCGCGAGTTCGAGGTCGCGGGCCTGCACCTGGCCGCGACCGGCGTCGACGACCCGCACATCGACCGCGACCGCTACGACACGATCGCGGGCCCGGCCAGCCCGGCGGCGAATCTGCGGCTGGGACTGGTGCACTCCCCCGAGCCGCGCGTGCTGGATCGCTTCGCTGCCGACGGCTACCAGCTGGTGATGGCCGGACACACGCACGGCGGGCAACTGTGCCTGCCGTTCTACGGCGCGATGGTGACCAACTGCGGCCTGGACCGCACCCGCGCCAAGGGGCCGTCGCGCTGGGGCGCGAACATGCAGCTGCATGTCTCCGCGGGACTGGGCACCTCCCCGTTCGCGCCGGTGCGGTTCTGCTGCCGGCCTGAAGCGACCCTGCTGACGTTGATCGCCGCCCCGATGGGCGGGCGGGACTCCAGCAGCAACTTGGGCCGCTCGCAGCCGGCGGCATCCCTGCGTTGA
- a CDS encoding PPE family protein: MLDFAALPPEVNSARIYSGPGSGPLLSAAATWYVLAAEMRLAATAYSSVIGDLISAGWYGPSSTSMFAAAAPYIAWLNTTAAQAEQTGMHANAAASAFEAAFAMTVPPPVVAANRTLLANLVATNIFGQNTPTIAATEADYAEMWAQDAGAMNGYAMASNSAVQLTPFTSPRANITPDALAGQNEAVSQAVSTAAGNARSLVSANGVAADDANALAAAPQGSLTDYLTGLLDGSDNSALGSFLGSTFFSNSVVTGGLGGGPFNPQTILASAVGVGAMGSSATIMSGLEEFGFGAEGAGTAALASNTVSLGGLSGASAGVANAHLVGSISVPQSWVGAANITAAQAAAPVTGLSDIGSSAAGGPGGVAGPLGGSGRRLRRSIPRYGIRPVVIPRPPAAG, from the coding sequence ATGCTGGATTTTGCGGCGTTACCGCCGGAAGTGAATTCGGCCAGAATCTATTCTGGACCAGGATCGGGGCCATTGCTGTCAGCTGCCGCCACGTGGTACGTGCTGGCCGCCGAAATGCGGTTAGCGGCAACAGCTTACAGTTCGGTGATCGGGGACCTGATCAGCGCAGGCTGGTATGGTCCGTCGTCGACCTCGATGTTCGCGGCGGCCGCGCCCTATATCGCGTGGCTCAACACCACTGCCGCGCAGGCCGAGCAGACCGGCATGCACGCCAACGCGGCCGCGAGCGCTTTCGAGGCTGCGTTCGCGATGACCGTCCCGCCGCCGGTCGTGGCGGCCAACCGCACGCTGCTGGCGAACCTGGTGGCTACCAACATCTTCGGGCAGAACACCCCGACGATCGCGGCCACCGAAGCCGACTACGCCGAAATGTGGGCCCAGGATGCCGGAGCGATGAATGGCTACGCCATGGCGTCGAACTCCGCGGTACAGCTGACGCCGTTCACCTCGCCGCGGGCGAACATCACCCCCGACGCGCTGGCGGGACAAAATGAGGCCGTCTCCCAAGCGGTCAGCACGGCAGCCGGGAATGCGCGGTCGTTGGTGTCGGCCAATGGCGTCGCAGCAGATGACGCGAATGCTCTCGCTGCGGCACCCCAAGGATCCTTGACTGATTACCTGACGGGTCTGTTGGACGGGTCGGACAACAGCGCGCTCGGAAGCTTTCTGGGAAGCACCTTTTTCAGCAACTCGGTCGTCACCGGTGGGCTTGGCGGCGGTCCGTTCAACCCCCAAACCATCCTGGCATCGGCTGTGGGTGTGGGTGCTATGGGATCGAGCGCCACCATAATGTCGGGTCTGGAGGAGTTCGGCTTCGGCGCGGAAGGCGCCGGGACTGCCGCGCTGGCATCCAACACCGTCTCGTTGGGCGGCTTGTCCGGCGCATCGGCCGGGGTGGCCAACGCGCATCTGGTGGGGTCGATTTCGGTGCCACAGAGCTGGGTCGGTGCGGCCAACATCACTGCAGCTCAAGCGGCGGCGCCGGTCACCGGGCTCAGTGACATCGGGTCATCCGCGGCGGGCGGGCCCGGCGGTGTCGCAGGGCCGCTGGGCGGTAGCGGCCGCAGGTTACGCCGCTCCATCCCCAGGTACGGGATTCGCCCCGTCGTCATCCCGCGTCCGCCGGCCGCCGGTTAA
- a CDS encoding thiol-disulfide oxidoreductase DCC family protein, with protein sequence MHGVLVFDGRCGVCTRAVNALVRWDRTGMLRIEPMQTPGMADRLGVTDERMLESAWWVDSSGAILAGAHAMNAALSAALGTRVPLWIYRIPGVGAAQNAIYHWVSAHRYRFRGATPLCEAEPERCA encoded by the coding sequence ATGCACGGCGTTTTAGTTTTTGACGGCCGGTGCGGAGTGTGCACCCGGGCGGTCAACGCGTTGGTTCGGTGGGATCGCACGGGCATGCTGCGCATCGAACCGATGCAGACACCCGGGATGGCGGACCGGCTCGGCGTTACCGACGAACGAATGCTCGAATCCGCATGGTGGGTGGATTCTTCCGGCGCGATCTTGGCCGGGGCGCACGCGATGAACGCGGCCCTGTCCGCGGCGCTGGGCACGCGCGTTCCGCTGTGGATCTACCGGATCCCCGGCGTCGGCGCGGCGCAGAACGCCATCTACCACTGGGTTTCGGCGCACCGCTACCGTTTCCGCGGTGCGACGCCGCTGTGCGAGGCCGAACCGGAGCGTTGTGCGTAG
- a CDS encoding COG4705 family protein — protein sequence MSKTIRSIALGNPRVMLSKVPEVTVWFWIIKILCTTVGESFADWISTTVGLGLNVTALIFTVALGVVLGFQLVLDRYMPIVYWLAVVVLSITGTLYTDLLTDKLHVPLAVSTAVFATTLAVVFGVWYMREHTLSIHSIVTTPRELFYWLAVLVTFALGTAAGDWTLQLTGWGPGTSVLLPAALIASIAIGWRAGANPVLSFWLAYILTRPLGANLGDWLASSPANHGLGWGTAITSAIFLAAILATVGYLMVSRGDLIDDENPTRATTVTTTPVRERLMLGYYTAAAVATGALLLWSGHGHSGATETDEELDSATTSTITAPAQAGQPASAFPPVEVATFRTITQDTLSKVHAGDQPGAKARIKDLETAWDDDESKLKPMNQIAWHTLDKQIDGVLTAVRAPVPNPATEKQQLTALLTALQ from the coding sequence ATGAGCAAGACAATCCGTTCCATAGCCCTCGGCAATCCCCGCGTGATGCTCAGCAAGGTTCCTGAGGTCACGGTGTGGTTCTGGATCATCAAGATCCTCTGCACGACCGTCGGCGAGAGCTTCGCTGACTGGATCAGTACCACTGTGGGACTTGGCCTTAACGTCACCGCGCTGATCTTCACCGTCGCCCTCGGGGTCGTCCTCGGCTTCCAGTTGGTCCTGGACCGCTATATGCCGATCGTCTACTGGCTGGCGGTTGTCGTGCTGAGCATCACGGGCACGCTGTACACCGACCTGCTGACCGACAAGCTGCATGTACCGCTGGCGGTCAGCACGGCCGTGTTCGCGACGACATTGGCCGTCGTCTTCGGGGTCTGGTACATGCGGGAGCACACCCTGTCGATCCACAGCATCGTCACGACACCCCGGGAGTTGTTCTACTGGCTGGCGGTGCTGGTTACGTTCGCCCTGGGTACTGCCGCGGGCGACTGGACGTTGCAGCTCACCGGCTGGGGGCCGGGCACCTCGGTGCTGCTGCCGGCCGCCCTGATCGCCTCGATTGCGATCGGCTGGCGGGCCGGCGCCAACCCGGTGCTGTCCTTCTGGCTCGCCTACATCCTGACCCGCCCGCTGGGCGCCAACCTCGGCGACTGGCTGGCCTCCTCCCCGGCCAACCACGGTCTGGGCTGGGGAACCGCGATCACCAGCGCCATCTTTTTGGCCGCGATCCTCGCCACGGTCGGGTATCTGATGGTCAGCCGCGGTGACCTCATCGACGACGAAAACCCAACCCGCGCAACGACTGTCACCACGACACCCGTACGCGAGCGGCTGATGCTGGGCTACTACACGGCGGCGGCGGTTGCTACTGGTGCACTGCTGCTCTGGAGCGGGCACGGTCATTCGGGCGCCACGGAAACCGATGAAGAATTGGACTCTGCCACCACTTCGACGATCACCGCGCCCGCGCAAGCCGGCCAACCCGCGTCGGCCTTCCCACCTGTCGAGGTCGCCACCTTCCGAACCATCACGCAGGACACGCTCTCCAAGGTGCACGCCGGCGATCAGCCCGGCGCCAAGGCCCGGATCAAGGACCTGGAAACCGCATGGGATGACGACGAGTCGAAGCTGAAACCGATGAACCAAATCGCGTGGCACACCCTCGACAAGCAGATCGACGGCGTACTGACAGCTGTGCGGGCCCCGGTGCCCAACCCGGCCACCGAGAAGCAGCAGCTGACCGCATTGTTGACCGCGCTGCAGTAG
- a CDS encoding COG4705 family protein — MSEMTKHALSKVPAVTLGFWVIKVLATTLGETGGDTVTMTLDWGYLAGVALFGGTLIALVFAQIWAKRFHAVLYWLTIVASTTFGTVLADFADRSLGIGYAGGSLLLLFLLLATLGLWHWSEGTVSVNTVSTPKVEAFYWATITFSQTLGTALGDWLADDGGLGYEGGALVFGVALLVVAGLYFWTNMSRVTLFWIAFILTRPLGATVGDFLDKPVDHGGLNLSRPLASAALAAVIIVLIIVLPQRPGRHPGAEQDAESSESDAAEGAARDAGPGAG, encoded by the coding sequence ATGAGCGAGATGACGAAGCACGCGTTGAGCAAGGTACCGGCGGTCACCCTTGGTTTTTGGGTCATCAAGGTGCTGGCGACGACGCTGGGCGAGACGGGCGGCGACACCGTCACGATGACGCTGGATTGGGGATATCTGGCGGGCGTGGCCCTGTTCGGCGGCACGCTGATCGCACTGGTCTTCGCCCAGATTTGGGCCAAACGTTTCCATGCCGTCCTGTACTGGCTCACGATCGTGGCCTCGACGACCTTCGGCACCGTGTTGGCCGACTTCGCCGACCGTTCGCTCGGGATCGGCTACGCGGGCGGCTCGCTCCTGCTGCTGTTCCTGCTGCTGGCCACCCTCGGGCTCTGGCACTGGTCGGAGGGAACTGTCTCGGTGAATACCGTCTCGACGCCGAAAGTCGAAGCGTTCTACTGGGCCACCATCACCTTTTCGCAGACGTTGGGCACGGCGCTCGGCGATTGGCTCGCCGACGACGGTGGGCTCGGGTACGAGGGCGGTGCGCTGGTGTTCGGCGTCGCGTTGCTCGTGGTCGCAGGCCTGTATTTCTGGACCAACATGTCGCGCGTCACCTTGTTCTGGATTGCCTTCATCCTGACCCGGCCCCTCGGCGCGACCGTCGGGGATTTCCTCGACAAGCCCGTCGATCACGGCGGACTGAACCTGAGCCGCCCGCTGGCTTCCGCGGCTCTCGCCGCCGTGATCATCGTCCTGATCATCGTGCTGCCGCAGCGGCCGGGCCGGCATCCCGGCGCGGAGCAAGACGCCGAGTCGTCGGAATCCGATGCGGCCGAGGGAGCAGCACGCGATGCCGGTCCCGGTGCTGGCTGA
- a CDS encoding response regulator transcription factor — MKVLVVEDEPRLAATLTMGLRAEGCVVTTADNGNDGLWEATENRFDAIILDIMLPGISGYEVVRRMRAAQVWTPVLMLSAKDGDYEQADAFDLGADDYLTKPFSFIVLVARLRALVRRGAPHRPVVLTAGTLSLDPTRRIVRRNDDLIALTPREYGLLHYLMRNKGTVVSKTDILHNVWDPHFSGDDNLVEVYVFYVRRKIDFPFGTNTIATVRGVGYRLEAGEDAGVEATSGS; from the coding sequence GTGAAGGTGCTGGTCGTCGAGGACGAGCCGCGGCTTGCGGCGACGCTGACGATGGGCTTGCGCGCCGAGGGTTGCGTGGTGACGACTGCCGACAACGGTAACGACGGGTTGTGGGAGGCCACCGAGAACCGTTTCGACGCCATCATTTTGGACATCATGCTGCCCGGGATCAGCGGCTATGAGGTGGTGCGCCGCATGCGCGCGGCGCAGGTGTGGACACCGGTGCTGATGCTGTCGGCCAAAGACGGCGACTACGAGCAGGCGGACGCGTTCGACTTGGGCGCCGATGACTATCTGACCAAACCGTTTTCATTCATCGTGCTGGTGGCGCGGCTGCGGGCGCTGGTTCGCCGCGGCGCCCCGCACCGCCCGGTCGTGCTGACCGCGGGCACGTTGTCGTTGGATCCGACGCGGCGCATCGTGCGCCGCAACGACGACTTGATCGCGTTGACGCCGCGCGAGTACGGGCTGCTGCACTATCTGATGCGCAACAAGGGCACGGTGGTGAGTAAGACCGATATCTTGCACAACGTCTGGGATCCGCACTTCTCCGGCGACGACAACCTCGTCGAGGTCTACGTCTTCTATGTGCGGCGCAAGATCGATTTCCCGTTCGGCACCAACACAATTGCGACGGTGCGGGGGGTCGGCTACCGGCTGGAGGCCGGGGAGGACGCCGGCGTCGAGGCGACCAGCGGAAGCTGA
- a CDS encoding DUF732 domain-containing protein codes for MKALLASVVAMVGLAAPAHADPTDDAFLAALSNAGITYQSPDRAIKAGQKVCDLANAGTSQLDIVRDIKDLNPAFTMAKAARFAHAAAGAYCPELLDTGGSRNR; via the coding sequence ATGAAAGCGCTTCTGGCAAGCGTCGTCGCCATGGTCGGCCTGGCCGCACCCGCTCACGCCGATCCCACCGACGATGCGTTTCTGGCCGCGCTCAGCAACGCGGGCATCACCTATCAGAGCCCGGACCGCGCGATCAAGGCGGGCCAAAAGGTTTGCGACTTGGCTAACGCAGGGACCTCGCAGCTTGACATCGTCCGGGACATCAAAGATCTCAACCCGGCCTTCACCATGGCCAAAGCCGCTCGGTTCGCCCACGCTGCCGCTGGTGCTTACTGCCCCGAACTCCTCGACACCGGCGGCAGCAGGAACCGATAA